A single genomic interval of Stieleria maiorica harbors:
- a CDS encoding potassium channel family protein, whose product MNSPFTKIRRGASALAVIVFLAVVGYRLIAGYDWLEACWMVVITISTVGYSEQSGEDWMTQLLSIVVILLGTTAAAYTFTGMIQLTLQGELDQAFGRRRMEKELSRLQNHTIICGFGKTGPVLAKDLQRRRYKFVILEIDPVNYQLAIDQGYLAINADATDEETLKEARITEASAIVVALPTDAQNVFITLSARNLCPGIRIVAQADQESSSRKLRQAGANEVVMGHQMVAEYLSRLVTRPTAAQFFSSLNEPEFKELILDELFIPNGSSIENQSIAQLRVRDRHQLLVVAVKTKDDSLDFNPAGDRVFQCGETILVMGKQDAVVAFQKSYALVDHSVGR is encoded by the coding sequence ATGAACTCGCCCTTTACCAAGATTCGTCGCGGCGCTTCGGCGCTTGCCGTGATCGTCTTCTTGGCCGTGGTGGGTTATCGTTTGATCGCCGGATACGATTGGCTGGAAGCCTGTTGGATGGTGGTGATCACGATTTCGACGGTCGGTTACAGCGAGCAAAGTGGTGAAGACTGGATGACCCAGCTGTTGTCCATCGTCGTCATTTTGTTGGGGACGACGGCGGCGGCATACACATTCACCGGAATGATCCAGTTGACGCTTCAGGGCGAATTGGACCAAGCGTTTGGACGTCGACGAATGGAAAAAGAACTTTCGCGGTTACAGAACCACACGATCATTTGTGGGTTTGGCAAGACCGGGCCGGTATTGGCAAAGGACCTGCAACGGCGTCGCTACAAGTTCGTGATTCTGGAGATCGACCCGGTCAACTATCAGCTCGCGATCGACCAAGGCTACTTGGCGATCAACGCCGATGCGACGGACGAAGAAACGTTGAAGGAGGCCCGGATCACCGAGGCCAGCGCGATCGTCGTCGCGTTGCCGACCGATGCGCAAAACGTATTCATTACGTTGTCGGCGCGGAACCTGTGTCCGGGGATTCGCATCGTCGCCCAGGCCGACCAGGAAAGCAGTTCGCGGAAGCTCCGCCAAGCCGGTGCGAACGAAGTCGTGATGGGGCACCAGATGGTCGCCGAGTACCTGTCGCGTCTGGTCACGCGTCCGACGGCGGCACAGTTCTTTTCGTCACTGAACGAACCCGAGTTCAAGGAGTTGATCCTGGACGAGTTGTTCATTCCCAACGGCAGTTCGATCGAAAACCAGTCGATCGCCCAGTTGCGTGTTCGCGACCGCCACCAATTGCTGGTCGTGGCGGTCAAAACGAAAGACGACTCGCTAGATTTCAATCCCGCCGGTGATCGCGTGTTTCAGTGCGGCGAGACGATTCTGGTGATGGGAAAACAGGACGCCGTCGTGGCATTTCAAAAGAGTTACGCCCTGGTCGACCACAGCGTGGGGCGGTAG
- a CDS encoding response regulator translates to MFDGRQQIVNSKILVIDDEQIIIDVITAHLNVAGFWNVVGISDSIDAVQRMKQENPDLVLLDISMPDVSGNYLIQIARADPNLNSVPLIVVTASDSEDIHRRALELGADEVLTKPLQPGVLVKRVEHALSRKLESDVSSLNQRQERCRPVNEKYNELRGLGGRII, encoded by the coding sequence ATGTTCGACGGCCGACAACAAATCGTAAACAGCAAAATTCTGGTCATCGACGATGAACAGATCATCATCGACGTCATCACGGCCCACCTGAACGTGGCGGGGTTTTGGAACGTCGTCGGGATCAGTGATTCGATCGATGCCGTCCAGCGGATGAAGCAGGAAAACCCCGACCTGGTGCTGTTGGACATTTCGATGCCGGACGTCAGCGGAAACTATTTGATTCAAATCGCCCGCGCCGATCCGAATCTAAACTCGGTGCCGCTGATCGTGGTGACCGCCAGTGATTCCGAGGACATCCATCGTCGCGCCTTGGAGCTGGGCGCCGACGAAGTGCTGACCAAGCCCCTGCAACCGGGCGTGCTGGTCAAACGGGTCGAACACGCACTGAGCCGAAAATTGGAATCCGACGTTTCGTCACTGAACCAACGTCAGGAACGCTGCAGACCGGTCAACGAAAAGTACAACGAACTCCGCGGCCTGGGCGGTCGCATCATTTGA
- a CDS encoding OmpP1/FadL family transporter: MKKRSKRTAAMTALASWVMCSFAVADGTIRDGISARSIGRGGANIAMSDNAHVMLDNPAGLVRNDADCLFELGGHLLLTDLEYDDGDNPRVGDIDNPFPIGEVAIAKKMDDFVTIGFGVFSHAGFSAEYMMNGPAPFSGRQHYKSIGALARLLPTLSLKLTDRLSVGTTLGAAINHIELEGPYTLQGPNSFAGTPTRMDLQGTGAGLSWSVGMQYDLNASTTVGVSYQHETTMELDGTTVVEIPGMGSARYDSMLDVKWPRSLGVGLAHRHNERCTLLFDAIWYDWSSAYNQFDLSLQDPDNGVFQFVAPTLLESFPLDWRDTVSLRFGIERKFAADKVFRAGYAFHRNPIPDSTVTPYIQTILEHALSFGYGCQWRGLAIDAAYQWSFGPSQSVDQSGFMGGDFDDSWNSVNAHQFSLSLQRAR, translated from the coding sequence ATGAAGAAGCGATCAAAACGAACGGCGGCGATGACGGCGCTTGCGAGCTGGGTCATGTGTTCGTTCGCGGTGGCGGACGGAACGATTCGTGACGGAATCTCCGCTCGCAGCATCGGACGTGGCGGGGCCAACATCGCCATGAGCGACAACGCACACGTGATGCTGGACAATCCGGCGGGCCTGGTGCGAAACGATGCCGATTGCTTGTTCGAGCTAGGCGGTCACCTGTTGCTGACCGATTTGGAGTACGACGACGGTGACAACCCCCGCGTCGGCGACATCGACAACCCGTTTCCGATCGGTGAGGTCGCGATCGCCAAGAAGATGGATGATTTCGTCACGATCGGTTTCGGCGTGTTTTCTCACGCCGGCTTTTCGGCCGAATACATGATGAACGGTCCGGCACCGTTTTCCGGCCGCCAGCACTACAAGTCCATCGGGGCGCTGGCCCGCTTGCTGCCCACACTGTCGCTCAAGCTGACCGATCGGCTGTCGGTCGGCACCACGCTGGGGGCAGCGATCAATCATATCGAATTGGAAGGACCGTACACGTTGCAAGGGCCCAACTCGTTTGCCGGGACGCCGACCCGGATGGATTTGCAAGGCACCGGCGCGGGGTTGAGTTGGTCGGTCGGGATGCAATACGATTTGAACGCGTCGACCACCGTCGGGGTCAGCTATCAACACGAAACCACGATGGAGCTGGACGGCACGACGGTGGTTGAGATTCCCGGAATGGGGTCTGCGAGATACGATTCGATGCTGGACGTCAAATGGCCGCGTTCGTTGGGGGTCGGGTTGGCGCACCGCCACAACGAGCGTTGCACCTTGTTGTTCGATGCCATCTGGTACGACTGGTCGAGTGCCTACAACCAGTTTGATCTGTCGCTGCAAGACCCAGACAATGGGGTGTTCCAGTTTGTCGCCCCGACGTTGTTAGAATCGTTCCCGCTGGATTGGCGTGACACGGTGTCGTTGCGATTCGGGATCGAGCGAAAGTTCGCCGCCGACAAAGTGTTTCGCGCCGGGTACGCGTTCCACCGCAATCCGATTCCCGATTCCACCGTGACGCCCTACATTCAAACGATCTTGGAGCACGCACTTTCGTTCGGATATGGATGCCAGTGGCGCGGGCTTGCCATCGACGCGGCGTATCAGTGGTCGTTCGGACCCAGCCAGTCGGTTGACCAAAGCGGATTCATGGGCGGGGATTTTGATGACAGTTGGAATTCCGTCAACGCGCATCAGTTTTCGTTGAGTCTGCAGCGGGCGCGGTAG
- a CDS encoding ATP-binding protein, translated as MQASQSTQYRYRTLRELPDVAGVNCWLVQDLQSEDRLVIRDLPTTMFKEGLRIRFQNEARLLSEIDCETYHSMVSYDIDDDRIRLVYRYRDGISLARLIAQSAMSPKSTLRLACDLLKALTKIHEQGCVHRDWRPSHVILSPSGEAVLAGYGPVWRANLAAGDSPIGIETVRYASPELAGIVRHDIGPASDLYSLGLILYSALAGRPMCDASTVGEILLQHSTLNLDADRFPGDTPPQLVSMIERLTQKEPRERYQSAAAALADASAILKMVLDGGSASPVVIGRSDARTDLVDAAFVGREPQMQVLQDCLTEVAAGSWRQALISCVSGMGKSRLNQEITRLATRHGFLVFQGESIHLAAAEPNAPWVQVVNQVARYCQSHPATRERLQDAISDYREEVITAMPSLADVFGWTGRTLSGPDELGQGRVIAAFAALLTQLGSSDCPVMISLDDCQWMDDQSIRILQRLSRASAPFQLLLLSTRANEGQAARVREATQLDHQLDLGPLDVDSIRRLSESMAGALPAEAIQVIQDFAEGSPFMAAAILRGMVESDVLVSNKDHWVLDHDRLEHFQTTAAAGEVLAGRLDNLPPKARHFLNAAAVIGSEFTLDAVVELSQIELSESFSLLADIRRHRMLWSKPDGSYAFAHDKIRETVLEHLQGDVKRQMHGQIGQYFAKTRPDRIYDLAYHFDAAGMHREALPYALTAATKARQEFSLASARRQLNIAARAFHVTDDATRHQVESMMSEVLMLQGEYDEAERWLAAASESATTEMDIAVVATRRGELAFKRGDKVQAVEFFESALARLGQPVCRNRFQLWIQLLREIAVQAVHTATPFLIRRRSASPDPSEQLPLRLYSNIARGYWYTRDKYYTLWAHLSGMNRGERYRPSAALAHAYSEHAPAMTLLGWYRRGIAYAMRSLDIRKELHDVWGQGQSRNFISILHYSFSNYERCISEASQAVSILERTGDFWEVHIARYQYAASLYRQGNLREALDQTRINYRSAVRRSDFQATGNIIEVWARAALGNIPLDVLQIELKRNVDDAQRICEVKLAYGVYHYYQHGFAEAVNALTEAVQIAEDASVVNAYISPCYAWRTTALRRLLETEPARTKSMRRKKLRELESAAKKALRLAKRYTNELPHALREYAAVCALKGQTRRALRYFRQSLRIAEQQGARLEAIQTTLLHAQLAEETGWDVDELLVREASEDLLQLKTSVGAVDEGSSLSLVDRFDSLLDAGRRIAVGTEIDVIRNEIIAAASKLLRGDRVLLIQPAGDDGEATTIPPHTVYDPDIVGQAEQAESAIVCEYERSDVCDIRANHSDPHHNYGTFLCCPIFVHGKINSYLYIANSYMMGMFGEDELRIATYLSSAAGAAFEKADGFTQLQELNQTLERKVAQRTETLQQRNEEIERAADRLRATQVHLREAKEVAEQANRAKSDFLARMSHEIRTPITAVLGYTELMLRGIASDPDEQRQHLETIHGNGSHLLHLLNDILDLSKIEADKIEVEQISCVPAKVIGEVIKSLQGKAAQKNITLGIDSESEIPETITSDPTRLRQIVTNLIGNAIKFTDRGGVTVRLSSHIDDATGLPDQLHVAIRDSGIGMDAEQLQKIFDPFAQADTSTTRKYGGTGLGLSISKRLAESLGGGLDVESIPGVGSTFTVRIAADTKPGDRLLSDSEVIELATGRNEAQWQRVDLSGARVLVVDDAETNRDLIRRLLTSAGAEVRSVADGQQAVDFFVDGDGHIDHHQIDLVLMDMQMPVLDGYSATQQLCSAGLQIPIVAMTANSMVGDDNKCRQVGCRDYVSKPIDLDALLEMVRHWCADSIAAHDAMAKPTTSEQSTSDQLDSTQPAPATLTDNESTPSHLPSDWLRQFAIDLVAKVHFQMPAIKNAYECADYGEVARKLHWIKGSGGTVGLNTLTDLAKSCEQAAKASDTEALTERLDAIESYVTMLVDECGDELPQSQSVDGVS; from the coding sequence ATGCAGGCTTCCCAGTCCACCCAATACCGCTACCGCACTCTGCGTGAGTTGCCGGATGTGGCCGGAGTGAACTGCTGGCTCGTCCAGGACTTACAAAGCGAAGATCGTTTGGTGATCCGCGATCTGCCGACGACGATGTTCAAGGAAGGCCTTCGGATTCGGTTTCAGAACGAAGCCCGGCTGCTGAGCGAAATCGACTGCGAGACCTATCACTCGATGGTCTCCTATGACATCGATGACGATCGTATCCGGTTGGTCTATCGCTACCGTGACGGGATCAGTCTGGCCCGCTTGATCGCGCAATCGGCGATGTCACCCAAATCGACGCTGCGGTTGGCGTGTGACCTGTTGAAGGCACTGACCAAGATCCATGAACAAGGCTGTGTCCATCGCGACTGGCGGCCCTCGCACGTGATCCTCAGTCCCTCGGGTGAAGCGGTCCTGGCGGGATACGGGCCGGTGTGGCGAGCCAACCTGGCCGCCGGCGACAGCCCGATCGGGATCGAAACGGTCCGCTACGCGTCGCCCGAGTTGGCGGGGATCGTTCGACATGACATCGGACCCGCATCGGACCTGTATTCGTTGGGGTTGATTCTCTACTCGGCGCTTGCCGGCAGACCGATGTGCGACGCGTCAACGGTCGGCGAAATCCTGTTGCAGCACTCGACACTCAACCTGGATGCCGATCGGTTCCCCGGTGACACGCCGCCCCAATTGGTCTCGATGATCGAGCGGTTGACACAAAAGGAACCGCGTGAGCGTTACCAATCCGCCGCCGCCGCACTGGCCGACGCCTCGGCGATTCTGAAAATGGTCCTTGACGGCGGTTCGGCATCACCGGTGGTGATCGGCCGCAGCGATGCCCGCACCGATTTGGTCGACGCCGCATTTGTCGGACGAGAACCGCAAATGCAGGTCCTGCAAGATTGCCTGACCGAGGTCGCGGCGGGGAGTTGGCGCCAGGCGTTGATCTCCTGCGTATCGGGGATGGGAAAAAGCCGGCTGAACCAAGAGATCACGCGTCTGGCCACACGCCACGGTTTTCTCGTTTTCCAAGGGGAATCGATCCACCTGGCCGCCGCCGAGCCCAACGCGCCGTGGGTGCAGGTCGTCAACCAGGTCGCCCGTTACTGTCAATCACATCCCGCCACCCGCGAGCGGCTTCAAGACGCGATCTCGGATTATCGCGAAGAAGTGATCACGGCCATGCCTTCCTTGGCGGACGTGTTCGGATGGACCGGCCGCACCCTGTCCGGTCCCGACGAACTTGGACAAGGTCGGGTGATCGCGGCGTTCGCGGCGCTGCTGACCCAACTCGGTTCGAGTGATTGCCCGGTGATGATTTCGTTGGACGATTGCCAGTGGATGGACGACCAATCCATTCGCATCCTGCAACGCCTGTCACGCGCCAGCGCGCCCTTTCAATTGCTGTTGCTGTCCACTCGAGCAAACGAAGGCCAGGCGGCGCGGGTTCGCGAAGCCACCCAGCTGGATCACCAATTGGATCTGGGACCACTGGATGTCGACAGCATTCGCCGGCTGAGCGAATCGATGGCCGGTGCGCTTCCGGCCGAAGCGATTCAGGTGATCCAGGACTTCGCCGAGGGCAGCCCGTTCATGGCGGCGGCCATCTTGCGCGGGATGGTCGAATCGGACGTGCTGGTCTCGAATAAGGATCATTGGGTCCTCGACCACGACCGGCTGGAACACTTCCAAACCACCGCCGCGGCGGGCGAAGTCTTGGCGGGCCGGCTGGACAATCTGCCGCCCAAGGCCCGCCATTTTTTGAACGCCGCCGCCGTGATCGGCAGCGAATTCACGCTCGATGCCGTCGTCGAACTCTCGCAAATCGAACTTTCGGAAAGCTTCTCGCTGCTGGCCGACATCCGACGCCATCGGATGTTGTGGAGCAAGCCGGACGGCAGCTACGCGTTCGCCCACGACAAGATCCGCGAGACCGTTCTGGAGCACCTTCAAGGCGACGTTAAACGGCAAATGCACGGTCAAATCGGCCAGTACTTTGCCAAGACCCGGCCGGATCGGATCTACGACCTGGCCTACCATTTCGATGCCGCAGGAATGCACCGTGAGGCCCTGCCCTACGCGCTCACCGCGGCCACCAAAGCGCGCCAAGAATTTTCGCTCGCCAGCGCTCGGCGGCAATTGAACATCGCCGCCCGAGCTTTTCACGTCACCGACGATGCGACCCGGCATCAGGTCGAGTCGATGATGAGCGAAGTGTTGATGCTGCAAGGCGAGTACGACGAAGCCGAACGATGGCTGGCCGCGGCATCGGAGAGTGCGACCACGGAAATGGACATTGCGGTCGTGGCAACGCGCCGAGGCGAATTGGCCTTCAAACGCGGTGACAAAGTCCAGGCGGTGGAGTTCTTTGAATCGGCACTCGCCCGCTTGGGACAACCCGTGTGCCGAAACCGATTTCAGCTGTGGATCCAATTGCTGCGGGAAATCGCGGTGCAAGCGGTCCACACGGCGACGCCATTTTTGATTCGCCGTCGCTCGGCTTCGCCCGACCCCTCCGAACAACTTCCGTTGCGATTGTATAGCAACATCGCCCGCGGCTATTGGTACACACGCGACAAGTACTACACGCTTTGGGCGCACCTGAGCGGAATGAATCGCGGCGAACGCTATCGTCCTTCGGCGGCCCTGGCGCACGCCTACAGCGAACACGCTCCGGCGATGACGCTGCTGGGCTGGTATCGCCGCGGAATCGCTTACGCCATGCGGTCGCTCGATATCCGCAAAGAATTGCATGACGTCTGGGGACAAGGCCAATCGCGGAACTTCATCAGCATCCTGCATTACTCGTTCAGCAACTACGAGCGATGCATCAGCGAAGCCAGCCAAGCCGTTTCGATCCTCGAACGCACCGGTGACTTTTGGGAAGTCCACATCGCACGTTACCAGTACGCCGCGTCGCTGTATCGCCAAGGCAATCTGCGCGAAGCGCTCGATCAGACGCGAATCAACTACCGGTCGGCGGTTCGCCGCAGCGATTTCCAAGCCACCGGAAACATCATCGAAGTCTGGGCCCGGGCCGCACTGGGGAACATCCCCTTGGACGTGCTGCAAATCGAACTCAAACGGAACGTCGACGACGCCCAACGGATCTGCGAAGTCAAACTCGCCTACGGCGTCTATCACTATTACCAACACGGATTTGCCGAAGCGGTCAACGCGCTGACCGAAGCGGTCCAGATCGCCGAGGACGCCTCGGTCGTCAACGCCTACATCAGCCCCTGCTATGCGTGGCGAACGACCGCCCTGCGTCGTCTGCTGGAAACCGAACCGGCACGCACCAAGTCGATGCGGCGGAAAAAACTCCGCGAGCTCGAATCGGCCGCAAAAAAAGCCCTCCGGCTGGCCAAACGCTACACCAATGAATTGCCCCACGCGCTGCGTGAATATGCCGCGGTCTGCGCGCTCAAAGGCCAAACGCGCCGAGCGCTACGGTATTTTCGCCAGTCGTTGCGGATCGCCGAGCAACAGGGCGCTCGGCTGGAAGCGATCCAGACCACGCTGCTGCACGCCCAGCTTGCCGAAGAAACCGGATGGGACGTCGACGAGCTGCTGGTCCGCGAAGCTTCCGAAGACCTGCTGCAACTGAAAACCTCCGTCGGCGCCGTCGACGAGGGCAGCTCGCTTTCGCTGGTCGATCGATTCGACTCGCTGCTGGATGCCGGACGCCGGATCGCCGTCGGCACCGAAATCGACGTGATCCGCAACGAGATCATCGCTGCCGCCTCGAAACTGCTTCGCGGCGACCGTGTCCTGCTGATCCAGCCGGCGGGCGACGACGGCGAAGCGACCACCATCCCGCCGCACACCGTGTATGACCCCGATATCGTCGGCCAAGCGGAACAGGCCGAATCGGCGATCGTCTGTGAATACGAACGCAGTGATGTCTGTGACATCAGGGCCAACCATAGCGACCCCCACCACAACTATGGGACGTTCCTGTGTTGCCCGATCTTCGTTCACGGCAAGATCAATTCGTACCTGTACATCGCCAACTCCTACATGATGGGCATGTTCGGCGAAGACGAATTGCGTATCGCCACCTACCTGTCCTCGGCCGCGGGCGCCGCATTCGAAAAGGCCGACGGCTTCACCCAACTGCAAGAACTGAACCAAACACTCGAACGCAAGGTCGCCCAGCGAACCGAAACGTTGCAACAGCGAAACGAGGAAATCGAACGGGCCGCCGACCGGCTGCGGGCGACCCAGGTCCACCTCCGCGAGGCGAAAGAGGTTGCCGAGCAAGCCAATCGCGCCAAAAGTGATTTCCTGGCACGGATGAGTCACGAGATTCGCACCCCCATCACCGCCGTCCTGGGGTACACCGAACTGATGCTCCGCGGGATCGCCTCCGACCCCGACGAACAACGCCAACACCTGGAAACCATCCATGGCAACGGCAGCCACTTGCTGCATCTGCTCAATGACATCCTGGATTTGTCAAAAATCGAAGCCGATAAGATCGAAGTCGAACAAATCAGCTGCGTGCCGGCGAAAGTCATCGGCGAAGTGATCAAATCGCTGCAAGGAAAGGCGGCTCAGAAAAACATCACGCTGGGGATCGATTCCGAATCCGAGATCCCCGAAACGATCACCAGCGACCCGACTCGGCTGCGGCAAATCGTGACCAATTTGATCGGCAACGCCATCAAGTTTACCGACCGCGGCGGCGTCACCGTGCGATTGTCGTCCCACATCGATGACGCGACCGGGCTGCCCGACCAGCTTCATGTTGCGATTCGTGATAGCGGGATCGGGATGGACGCCGAACAACTTCAAAAGATCTTTGACCCGTTCGCCCAAGCCGACACCTCCACCACGCGGAAGTACGGCGGAACCGGTCTGGGACTGTCGATCAGTAAACGTCTGGCCGAATCACTCGGCGGCGGACTGGACGTGGAAAGCATCCCGGGCGTCGGCAGCACCTTCACCGTGCGGATCGCCGCGGATACCAAACCCGGCGATCGGCTGTTGAGCGATTCCGAAGTGATCGAGCTGGCAACCGGTCGCAATGAAGCGCAGTGGCAGCGGGTCGATCTGAGCGGCGCGCGGGTCTTGGTCGTCGATGACGCCGAGACCAACCGTGACTTGATCCGCCGTTTGCTGACCAGTGCCGGGGCCGAGGTCCGAAGCGTCGCCGATGGCCAACAGGCGGTCGATTTCTTCGTCGATGGCGACGGACACATCGACCACCACCAGATCGATTTGGTCTTGATGGACATGCAGATGCCCGTCCTGGATGGCTACTCCGCGACACAGCAACTGTGCAGCGCCGGATTGCAAATCCCGATCGTCGCCATGACCGCCAACTCCATGGTCGGCGACGACAACAAATGCCGTCAAGTCGGCTGCCGAGATTACGTTTCCAAACCGATCGACTTGGACGCGCTGTTGGAGATGGTTCGTCACTGGTGCGCCGATTCGATCGCCGCACACGACGCGATGGCTAAACCAACCACTTCCGAGCAATCGACTTCCGATCAACTCGATTCCACCCAACCCGCTCCCGCCACCTTGACCGACAACGAATCCACTCCATCACACCTTCCCAGCGACTGGTTACGACAATTCGCCATCGACCTGGTCGCCAAAGTCCACTTCCAAATGCCCGCCATCAAGAACGCATATGAGTGTGCCGACTACGGCGAAGTGGCGCGAAAGCTGCACTGGATCAAAGGCTCCGGCGGCACCGTGGGCTTGAACACGTTGACGGATCTGGCCAAATCCTGTGAACAAGCCGCCAAAGCCTCCGATACCGAGGCCTTGACCGAACGATTGGACGCGATCGAATCCTACGTCACCATGCTGGTCGATGAATGTGGCGACGAACTGCCACAATCGCAATCGGTCGACGGCGTTTCGTGA
- a CDS encoding class I SAM-dependent methyltransferase — MAVIETDREVGWEKDYAERINPELMNKLLHRAVPVLEWTGWKITRVGPGFCESVLPLVVETTNQHGTHQAALISLSADYTGGMALTTLLTGTPLTGIHRGHPEESASLWLVGMDVKYENPSTSHLRAVSRVDPKTARRIQSRYFSGRVVLATIEVEFWSEDGERVAVAVMRYFAQATQKLLEHRSGGEQSPMTKLNLKTSARIIAGLRAMGGPAASQTTTDAQGRQLRIDGPHNHDRVAAGTHGVLQAKRLQKVLPQLGAMVGARTRQCDQVLRSIDGIEQLVMIGAGLDMRPIRRAADLRGATVFELDLPVMLAERQRVIERLEQQSGAVADAPERHQIAADFLQDDVGELLQKHFAFSETALTLFVYEGCSMYFDEQQNQRLLRSIRRRMKHPQSVLWMDCVTPAVINEGTGDPNIHEFVDRMEMIGERFVYGPADPRAFLRSCGFVCSSDVTAQQFLGSEDPTLGEYRFVTACQDVVDLDSVGPVE, encoded by the coding sequence ATGGCTGTGATTGAAACTGACCGTGAAGTCGGTTGGGAAAAAGACTATGCAGAACGCATCAATCCCGAACTGATGAACAAGTTACTGCACCGGGCCGTGCCGGTGCTCGAGTGGACGGGTTGGAAGATCACCCGGGTCGGTCCGGGGTTTTGCGAATCGGTGCTGCCGCTGGTCGTCGAGACGACCAACCAACACGGCACCCATCAGGCCGCCCTGATTTCGCTTTCGGCCGATTATACCGGCGGCATGGCGTTGACAACGTTGTTGACCGGCACGCCGTTGACGGGCATTCATCGCGGACACCCGGAGGAGTCTGCTTCGTTGTGGTTGGTCGGGATGGACGTGAAGTACGAAAACCCGAGCACCAGCCACCTGCGTGCCGTTAGCCGCGTCGATCCAAAAACGGCGCGGCGGATCCAGTCGCGATACTTTTCCGGTCGCGTCGTGTTGGCCACGATCGAGGTCGAATTCTGGTCCGAAGACGGTGAACGCGTCGCCGTCGCGGTGATGCGCTATTTCGCCCAGGCGACGCAAAAGTTGCTGGAGCATCGCAGCGGCGGCGAGCAGTCGCCGATGACCAAATTGAATCTGAAAACCTCCGCACGCATCATCGCCGGGTTGCGAGCGATGGGGGGGCCGGCCGCGTCGCAGACGACGACCGACGCACAAGGACGGCAATTGCGAATCGACGGCCCGCACAATCATGATCGTGTCGCTGCGGGGACGCACGGGGTGCTACAGGCCAAGCGGTTGCAAAAGGTGCTGCCGCAACTCGGCGCGATGGTCGGCGCACGCACCCGGCAGTGCGATCAAGTCTTGCGATCGATCGACGGCATCGAACAGCTGGTGATGATCGGGGCAGGACTGGATATGCGACCGATCCGCCGTGCCGCAGACCTTCGCGGCGCGACGGTGTTCGAATTGGATCTGCCCGTGATGTTGGCCGAGCGACAGCGTGTGATCGAGCGGCTGGAGCAACAATCCGGCGCCGTCGCCGACGCACCGGAACGGCACCAGATCGCGGCGGACTTTTTACAGGACGACGTCGGCGAGTTGCTGCAAAAACACTTCGCGTTCTCCGAAACCGCGCTCACGTTGTTCGTCTATGAAGGCTGTTCGATGTACTTCGACGAACAGCAGAACCAACGTTTGCTGCGATCGATCCGCAGACGCATGAAGCACCCCCAGAGCGTGCTGTGGATGGACTGCGTCACACCGGCTGTCATCAACGAAGGCACCGGCGACCCGAACATCCACGAGTTCGTCGATCGGATGGAGATGATCGGAGAGCGGTTCGTTTACGGGCCGGCCGATCCGAGAGCGTTTCTGCGCAGTTGCGGTTTCGTTTGCAGCAGCGACGTCACGGCACAGCAGTTCTTGGGCAGCGAGGATCCGACGCTCGGCGAGTACCGTTTCGTGACGGCTTGCCAGGATGTGGTGGATCTGGACTCCGTGGGGCCGGTCGAGTAG